The Saccopteryx leptura isolate mSacLep1 chromosome 2, mSacLep1_pri_phased_curated, whole genome shotgun sequence genome has a window encoding:
- the LOC136393856 gene encoding LOW QUALITY PROTEIN: high mobility group protein B1-like (The sequence of the model RefSeq protein was modified relative to this genomic sequence to represent the inferred CDS: inserted 1 base in 1 codon), producing MSKGDPXPRGKMSSYAFFVQTCREEHKKKHPDASVNFSEFSKKCSERWKTMSAKEKGKFEDMAKADKARYEREMKTYIPPKGETKKKFKDPNAPKRPPLAYFLFCSEYRPKVKGEHPGLSIGDVAKKLGEMWNNTAADDKQPYEKKAAKLKEKYEKDIAAYRAKGKPDAAKKGVVKAEKSKKKKEEEEDEEDEEGEEEEKDEEDEDEEEDDDDDE from the exons ATGAGCAAAGGAGATC AACCGAGAGGCAAAATGTCATCATATGCTTTCTTTGTGCAAACTTGCCGGGAGGAGCACAAGAAGAAGCATCCAGATGCTTCAGTCAACTTCTCAGAGTTTTCTAAGAAGTGCTCAGAGAGGTGGAAGACCATGTCtgctaaagagaaaggaaaatttgAAGACATGGCAAAGGCGGACAAGGCCCgttatgaaagagaaatgaaaacttatatccCCCCTAAAggggaaacaaaaaagaagttcAAGGATCCCAATGCACCCAAAAGGCCTCCTTTGGcctatttcttgttttgttctgagTATCGCCCAAAAGTCAAAGGAGAGCACCCTGGCCTGTCCATTGGTGACGTTGCAAAGAAGCTGGGAGAGATGTGGAATAACACTGCTGCAGACGACAAGCAGCCTTACGAGAAGAAGGCTGCTAAGCTGAAGGAGAAATACGAAAAGGATATCGCTGCATACCGAGCTAAAGGAAAGCCTGATGCGGCTAAAAAGGGAGTTGTCAAGGctgaaaaaagcaagaaaaagaaggaagaggaggaagacgaGGAAGATGAagagggtgaggaagaggagaaagatgaagaagatgaagatgaagaagaggatgatgatgatgatgaataa